GCTATATGAATGTAATCTTCACGAAAGGCGATCGTTACGTATTAGGTTACCGCTGTGAAAACGAAGGCGAGATTGTTGATCACGCGATTATTAAACGTGGTGATGAGTACTTTGATCCTACATTACAAATCAAAGGCAACTTTACCCCTTACCGCTATGCAATTTTGACTGAATTTAAAGTATTTGATGTTATGCGCCATGCTAAATCTAATAAAGATTTTCCACCTGATGTCGATTACCTTCGCGCACGTGCCAAACATTACAAAAATGTAATTATTGCAGATAAATAATTTACTATTTTGCGAACACCTTAAATTCATTATAAAAACGGCCCTTCTGGTCCGTTTTTATATAGTATCACCAAGGCTATTTCATCAATTTCTGAGTAAACCCATCATTTTCAATAGATTTATCTATAGTTTGATTAATTGTTTCTTCTGCCAATAAGCGCAATTTTCCGACATTACCAAAGAAAGCGGTATCAAATCCATTACCATCAGAGACTTGATAGTTATCAAACAACTGAGAAAAGACAACCTTTGAATCTATATTATTCAAAAGATCCACTTTAATCGAAGCTGTTGCTTCACGGTTTACATATTGACTTGCATCAACCTTCATTAAAGTCAGCACAATTTTGTAAGGCGCCTGATCATCAGATGTATACAAGTTACGCTGCTTTAAGGCATCAATATACATACCTTTAATTGTATCGCTCGTAACTGTTTTTGTGCGTAATGTTTTTAAACTTCCGCCCCAACCGTGACGTATTGCACCTAACCAATCCTTATCAGTGCCTCTTTCATCATAAACTGTCACTTTATTAATGATTGGCGTTTTCTGAATAACATGATGTCCTTTATAAGTTAAGTTAACATAATGCGTTGAGCAGCCAGAAAGCATCAGTGTTGCTAATAATATGAGTCTATTTAACATCGACAATAACCAAAATAAGTTTATGAATAATACTATTCAGCGACAGCTAAACATGCGAAAGCATACTTGCTATCCATCTTAGCTGGAACATATTCATTTGAATCAACAACATACTTACCGTCAGGCTCTTTAGTCACAAATTGCTGTGTTGTAAGATAAATTGGCCACTGGTGCCTACCACCGGGAATAACACCATCACTAAAATTGATTGCCGAACTAATTACGCCAGGTGCACCGTATGTACGTAAGCAAAAGTCATTAGCTTGCTTGGGTGTCATTTTCAGTCCCTTTACCACATTGGATGCATCAAGAATAATGCTGGGCTCCGCTGAGCTAAAGCCTGGATCTTTATCCATGTTTAACTCTTTAAACTCTTCCCATGTATAAGGGCGACGAATTCGATATTTTTTCCCTGATACTGTGACCTTAACTTCACGCTTATAGTTCATGGCAACGCGAGTTTTATCACTATTATCAAAAATCATTCCAGCCGTTAATTTGACGTTACTTTTAACTTCTCGACAAATATCATCACTATTCTGTATTTCCTCATCTAAAGAAATACAAAGAGACACTGGATATAAGTTATTAAATGAAGGGGCTAGTTTATCTACACTAACAGGCTTTACCTTATTATCTGTAAAATCTAATTCCATAGCGGAAGTGATCATCTTAGATGCTGACATCCAATATGAAAGCTTGAAGTCTGGGTAGCCAGAGAGATGTGGTGTTATCACTCCCCCTTCAATCAGTTGGCCATGCCCTTCAAACCAGGCAATATCTTCTGTTACACACTCCGTATTACCCTGCTCTTTGGCATTAACAGGCGTCACACAAAATCGAATTTTATTGCCTTTACCTTCATCGCTAACCTGCAAGGTATAAGTGCGATCGGAACTAACCGTAGTGGCAACATTATTTTTAATCACACTCCATTCATAACGACTATCAGACTCAGGGTCATTATTTAAATCATAGTATTTATATACACCTGTCAGCTTATGACCACCAAATCGAACGCCTTCTATACCAGCATTCATCGCTCGAGGAATCGAACCTTTAATAGCCCAAACCGTTCCAGTTGCTGTACAAGTTTCAATACTATTCTTAGGCAAGCCTGTTTGCGCATAGGCCGTTACACACCCTTTTACACGGTTACCCGCCATGCTTTCATTTAGTGATAAAGAACGGGTAGTCGCTATTTTCTTATCATTTAGATACCAACCAAATGACACCCTACTCTTATCTTCTTTATCGCTATCACGATCGGAATAGTCGTAATCTAGATATAGTGATTGACCAACCTCAATCTTGGTTGGCAACGCGGTAATATCAACATCAGGTCGCTCACCAGTACGTGGTTGAATGGCATTGGTTTTAGCAGAGCACGCTAACTTAATGTTCGTTTTTTTATCAAATGCACAAACAGAAATCTGGTGGCCTTCATCATCACGCGTCAACCAATATTGCTGCTGAGTAATGCCCTGTATGGCCTTTTCATTTCGATACCACTGAACACGCGTATCATAGTCACTGCTATCAAGTACCCAAACATCTAAAGGCGAACCAACAGTATTGTTAGTGGCTGCGTTCGGAATCGAGACCTTCGGTGTTTGAGGAACGTACTTGCTCTCAATAGGTAACGATGTTGAGCAGGTTTTAGAGCCTTCAGCACGGTTGCCTCGATTAATAGGCTTAACACAAAATCTAATTTCTAAACCTACCAAATTATTATCAATTGGAATACGATAGGTACTGCCTTTATAAACACTACTGCCATCAATTTCCCAATAAAGATCAGAACCATCCATTTCTTCAGGAGTAGTATTTGATACAAAACTATAGGTCCCTTTCAGGTTATCACCAATTTCAATGACATCTCCTTCCAGGTTCTCAAATGCGACATTTACCGCTTCAGGGTAAGAGACAATCTTTGTTGAGCTCGCTCCACTACCTTCACCACCACAAGCAACTAAGGTGGTGGTAAGCAGCATCACAGATATTTTCTTATACATAAAAATCAACTTTACTTTTATTTTTTACTATTTAAAGCAGACAACACCAGGGTATTGTACAGTGTACATTTTAATTTAAATAAAAAATTTTCCAACTATAAAATTAAATTAACGTTAAAAAACATCCACTGCAACATAAGTAATTGAAAAAAGGGATTAGAACATTAAATAAATCATCCAAACCGACACAGATAGACATCCATATTAAATGTGGCTTTTTTTACTAATGTAAAAGACGTAAGATAAAATAATGAGGCTTTTAGGCAGGGGCTATCCTTGCTTGTGTTTTATCCCAAGCAAGGATGTATATTTAAGTTATTATGGTATTAGGGATACACACTCAAAAGCATATTTTTTATGGCTGTCGGCCGCGACTAAATTCCCGTTTTTTATAACAAAGAAATCATTCAACTCTTTAGTTACAAATTCTTGTTCAACAAGTTCTTCGGGCCAATTATAGTTATCATTATTTGCATAACGCTTATAGATATATGTGCTAGCAATACCTGGCTCACCAAACTTCAATCGACAATATCTATCCGCATCTTGAGGAGTCATTTTCAAGCCGATTAAGTCACTATTCGCTAAAGATGACGCTTCTGCACTGCGAAATTTCTCTTTCATTTCTACAGGCAAGGTTCTAAACTCCGCCCAAGTTTCAGGGCGATGAAGATAATATCCACGATCTATATTAACTGATTTATTGATGTTCATTGCAGCGTGATAACCACTATCACCTTTTACTGTAATAGATCGTGTTAATTTATGGTTCGCTGGTAGTTCACGGCATACATCATCACTATTTAATATTTCATTGTCAAAAGAGACACATAAGCTTATCGCTCTTAAATTAATAAAGCTTGGTAATGTCGGACCAATTAGAAGTCGAGAAATAGTATTCGGCTCTGTACTTATAGCCAGCGGAAATACGGCACTTTTATTGGTTGATAGCCAATATGATTGACGAAATTCAGGGTAACCAGTAAGAGTTGCCGTTATCTCACCACCTTCTTTAAGCTCACCGGCACCATCAAGCCATGCTATGTTTTCTGTCACGCAACGAGGAAGCCCCTGAGTATGACTATTTTGGGGAGTCACACAAAAACGGATTTTATTCCCCTTGGCTTCATCTCCAGCTTGTAACCTGTAATATGGTTCACTACTTACATCTTTTTCTATATCACCATGAATAATGGACCATCTATAAACGCTTTGAGTTTCTGGCACACTGTTACTTTCATAGTAATCATAAGTACCTTGAAGCCGCTCCCCCTCAAAGCGATGTCCTGAAATAGCAACATTCATAGCTTGAGGTATACCATCAGGAATAGCGTGTACAGTAACCTCCTCTGTACAGATCATTTCACCTGATTTCGGCCAGCCCGTTAATGAATAAGGCGTAACACAACCCTTTATTTTTTTATCAAGCATCGAATCATCAATATGTAATGATTGGTCCGATGAAGTACGGTTACCATCTATAAACCACGAGAATGAGGTCATATTGATATCTTCTTTATCGTTATCAAAATCGACAAATTCATAGTCTAGGACTAACGTATTCCCTGACTCTACTTGAGTGGGTAACGGCTTAATAACCACAAAAGGCGCAGTGCCAGTAGCGGCATTAATTGCATTTGTTTCCTCTGAGCATGAAACTAAGGTTTCTGTGGTTAAATCTATAATACATACTGAAATATGCTTACCTTCATCATCCACTGTCAGCCAATAAGAAGCTTGATTTTCATTAGGGATAATTTGGCCGTCACGCAACCAACGATAGGTAAACTCTTCATTTGGCGCTTCACCATCTTTATCAACAACAAAGGTTAATAATTCAGACCCAACTTCTTCAGGAGAATATGCATTCGATAAAATCTTAACAAGATGATTTGTATCGTTAAAATATATTGGTGAGATTAACACATATTTTGAGCAGGCTTTTTCTCCTGCTTTTCGATCTGCTCGATTGAAGGGAATAACGCAGAAACGGATTCTTATACCCGCGAGGCTATTGTCTTTAGGAATTCGGTATTTAAATCCACGGTGGATACTCATTCCGGCTTCAGTTTCCCAGTAGCCAATCGAGGCATCAAGCCCTGGTGGAACACTCGTAGAGTTAAACTTGTACTGACCAATCGCTTCTTGACCCGATTGAATCTGATCGCCTTGCTCAATACCACTCAGTGCAACATTGGTCGCTTTCGGAGGCTTAGATACTTTTTGCTGCTCTGAATTACCATCACCACTGCCACATGCCGTAATAAATACAGTCAGCAACAAAATATAAACATATCTATGCATATAATAATTTCTTTCTATTTCTATATTCCCAATAGCACAAAGGGCGCTTTCACGCCCTTTGATTAGGAAACAATTAGTTATCTGCCAACTACGATGAGTAGCACTTCTTCAATGATTGCTATTTTACGCTTTGGCACTCAGTTATCAATAGTTGTCGATATATAGATTCATAATTCATATGAATTTGAAGTTATTTTATTTATCACCTAGCAATCACAAAAAGAATTAAAATATACCTTTTATGAATAATATTAATAGCCTTATCTCAAGTCATCTCGTTGTGATTTCGGGAATCGCAGAGTTATCCTTAGCCCTCCTTTTTGGCAATTCTCTGCTGTCACGCTACCTTTCATCACCGCCATAGATTCTTTGACTATCGCAAGCCCTAACCCATTGCCACCAGATAACTTATCGCGTGCATTTTCAATACGAGTAAAGGGGTCGAAAATATGTTTTAAGTGCAACGGTGGGATCCCTTGCCCATTATCCGTAATCTCTAATTTCACGAGGTTATCCGCTTCATAAGCAGACACATGAATAATGGCATTTTCACCTGCATATTTAATCGCATTACCCACCAAGTTTTTAATAACCCGCGAAGCTAATCGATTATCAGCCATAACTAGGGGTAACGCTTTACTCACATGGCTAGTTATGGTCTGCCCTGGAAGCTTACTATGTTGTGCTTCCAGTACATGCAATGAACATAGTGCTTCTAGCTGAATAGGTACGAGCTGTGGATCATAACTCGCATTTTCTAATCGGCTGAATTCTAAAATTTCACTAACCAAATCATTCATCTCATCAGATTCCCTCTCTAGCCTATCAGCCATTATCTGCTGTTCATCCGATAAATGACGACGTAAGAGATGCAAAGCCAGAGCGTGGCGCGCTAGTGGTGTTTTGAGTTCATGGGATACATCACGAATTAAACGTTTCTGTTTTTCTGCAAGCTCGTGGATACGATGAGTCATGTGATCAAAATCTTTCGCGAGCTCGCTAAACTCCTTGACACTTTCACCCACTTCGCTTGCAACACGCACGGAGAAATCACCTTCAGATAAACGGCGGCTCGCTTCTTGTAGTTGAGTCAGGGGACGCTGTAAGTAACGCGCTAATAATGCAGAAAATACAGTCAGTATCAATGCTGCAATAACAACTTGGCTTATTGCAAAATAGTAACGAAACGTATGAGCTGGGTGTTTTTCGTGTGGAAACTGAATAACAAGCTGGTTGCCGGCATCTAATGGTACAGCGATGATAGGCTGATTCACTCTGTCATCTAAAATTGTATCTAGGCTACGAACAAAGTTTAATTTGAACTTAAAATGTGGGTGCATTTCACGCCCACTAAGTACGTTTTGCTGCTTATCAAGCACAAAAAGGTAATAATCTTGGCCTCTTTCCCAATCGGCAAGCTCATCCATATCCCCCTCTGCAATCATGACTTCAGCTTGAAGTGAAAGGGCTAACATTTCACTCTGTACTCGACTGGGTACATGTAGCAGAGCCTTAACCAATGCATGTTCCGCAATGTTTTGTAGCCCCAAAATGAGCAGTAAAATAACAGCAAAGTACGAGAAGAGTTTATAGGCTAACGATCCCTGTCGGTTAAGCTTAAACAAGGCTTTTGGGGAGAATCGGACTGATTGAATGCTTTGCATGTTTCCTCAACGCAAAAAAGGCTACGCTTTGCGCAGCCTAATAAATCGAGTGCCAGTTTAAATAGACACAGTGGTTATCTTCGTATTAGAACAGATTATGATGCCATGGCTAAAAAGCTGTAACCTTTACCACGTATGGTTTTGATATGTTGTTTGGATAAGCCAGACTGCACCATTTTCCGGCGAATATTACTGATATGCATATCGAGATTGCGGTCAAATGGGCTCAAGTCTTTTTTCAATACTTCTTTTTGAAGTTCAGCTTTCGATACCACCACTTCATGATGCTTAATCAAATATTCCAATAGTTCTGACTCTGTACCAGTCAAAGGCAAACGTGCAATTTGCTGTGATAAATTTTGTTCGCTGCAATGTTGAGATTGGCGCTGTCGCTCTAACCCAACACGGCGTAGGATCGCTGTCATACGTGCAAGTAGCTCAGGCACTCGAAAGGGTTTCGGCATATAATGATCAGCGCCCGCTTGTAGTCCATCCATCATGGATGTTTCATCTGCGAGTGCCGTTAGCATCAGAATCGGTGTAGCAAAGCGCTGACAAATTCTACGTGCGACTTGCATACCGTCAATATTCGGTAACATGACATCAAGTAATACAAGATCCACAGGATAATCTTGCATATATGCCAACGCAGTTTCGCCACAATGTCGACATTCAACATCATAGCCTTCAGCCGCCAATACATCAGCCAATAATTCACATAGCTGCACATCATCATCAATGACTAAAACACGAGACACGTTAATTACACCTTAATAGAAACTATTCGTATTATATTTCATGAATGATTATCAAACAAGATATTAAAATGCATTTATTTCAACAACTTATAGATACAAAAAAGGGTGCCTAAATAGCACCCATATACACACATATATACACAATTTTAGTTTTCGATTAAAGCGGTTTTTGTAGTTAAAGTATCATCATCTTTACTATTAATATCAATAACTTCCGCTGCACGTAGGACAGATAGTTGTATGAACTCCTTGCTGTTATCATCTATGCATTCAAGTTCCATCAACTGTGCGATAACTTTCAAATTAGTAGCCAACTCTTTCATATACACATCTTTTTTTTTAATCGTTCCAACAAAATAGCAAATTACTGCATATGATTTAATAGCCAATTATGAAATGTTCGTTACCAGTATTGATTCTCATTCAATAACTTAATGTAACTATCGTTAAAATGCGCGCCGTTAACTGCCTTGCTCGATAACTTTTGATGCTGCTTTACTGACTTTTTCAATACGTCCGATGTTATCGGACGAACTCGACCCCATGACGATTTATTGTATTCGCGCAACTTAGCCTGAATACTTTTAACTCCATCATGATCACGGTTGCGATACGCAAGCCAATAAGCATTCATCAAACTTTTCCTACGATTCATAG
The nucleotide sequence above comes from Photobacterium swingsii. Encoded proteins:
- a CDS encoding sensor histidine kinase; this translates as MQSIQSVRFSPKALFKLNRQGSLAYKLFSYFAVILLLILGLQNIAEHALVKALLHVPSRVQSEMLALSLQAEVMIAEGDMDELADWERGQDYYLFVLDKQQNVLSGREMHPHFKFKLNFVRSLDTILDDRVNQPIIAVPLDAGNQLVIQFPHEKHPAHTFRYYFAISQVVIAALILTVFSALLARYLQRPLTQLQEASRRLSEGDFSVRVASEVGESVKEFSELAKDFDHMTHRIHELAEKQKRLIRDVSHELKTPLARHALALHLLRRHLSDEQQIMADRLERESDEMNDLVSEILEFSRLENASYDPQLVPIQLEALCSLHVLEAQHSKLPGQTITSHVSKALPLVMADNRLASRVIKNLVGNAIKYAGENAIIHVSAYEADNLVKLEITDNGQGIPPLHLKHIFDPFTRIENARDKLSGGNGLGLAIVKESMAVMKGSVTAENCQKGGLRITLRFPKSQRDDLR
- a CDS encoding response regulator transcription factor, coding for MSRVLVIDDDVQLCELLADVLAAEGYDVECRHCGETALAYMQDYPVDLVLLDVMLPNIDGMQVARRICQRFATPILMLTALADETSMMDGLQAGADHYMPKPFRVPELLARMTAILRRVGLERQRQSQHCSEQNLSQQIARLPLTGTESELLEYLIKHHEVVVSKAELQKEVLKKDLSPFDRNLDMHISNIRRKMVQSGLSKQHIKTIRGKGYSFLAMAS